From a single Gracilimonas sp. genomic region:
- a CDS encoding cyclic peptide export ABC transporter: MRFIALLIKSSMPIFLVSSISSALTGLCSTFLIKTIHQAVTSADFTLDQFLWNFGLFALGYMIFAFIASYSVSKLIQSIVHKLREDLSRKILKASFESVEKKQPKLLAILTEDIKTIAYSLDRLPGVTTGIATVLGIVAYLVFYSPILTVATIVLFALVFLFTKVTLPFVKKYSDLAREQLNDLYQHFEGLVFGIKELTLNKDFKESYLNKEIIPTSRIQNLHALKENVIASFSNRMTDIVLLMGLGGMIIAIYKTGFVDLEFFGRYLTLVLFTLAPLSTASGFLSNLKRIETALEQIESIGLTMENTDGSINEITLDDTKTGLPQIELEAVVHQYLNDDGGKVFELGPIDLKINQGEVIFLVGGNGSGKTTLAKIITGLYKPVGGNLKYYGQPVNDRNLKHYRSHFATVFSDSYVFDHLHHISVGKVDREGDYLIELLELTDKVSIVENRFTTKKLSDGQRKRLSLIQAILEDKDIYLLDEWAAHQDPHFKTIFYNKIIPFLIEKGKTVIVITHDDRYFDTADRVVKMQDGKIAAKDSLVTK, encoded by the coding sequence ATGCGGTTTATCGCTTTACTTATAAAATCCTCAATGCCCATATTTCTGGTATCCAGTATATCCAGTGCATTGACGGGACTGTGTTCAACTTTTTTAATTAAAACAATACATCAGGCGGTTACGTCTGCTGATTTCACCTTAGATCAGTTTCTGTGGAATTTCGGTTTATTTGCTTTGGGGTATATGATTTTTGCCTTCATAGCTTCTTACTCAGTATCAAAACTCATCCAATCGATTGTCCATAAACTTCGTGAAGATCTCTCCCGCAAAATCCTGAAAGCTTCTTTTGAATCGGTTGAAAAAAAACAGCCGAAGCTTCTGGCAATACTTACGGAAGACATCAAAACAATTGCCTACTCGCTTGACAGACTCCCCGGTGTAACAACCGGTATCGCTACTGTTTTGGGGATTGTAGCCTACCTTGTGTTTTATTCTCCAATCCTTACCGTTGCAACAATTGTACTATTCGCCCTGGTCTTTCTATTTACGAAAGTCACCTTACCATTCGTTAAAAAATATTCTGACCTGGCCCGTGAACAACTCAACGATTTGTACCAGCATTTTGAAGGCTTAGTATTTGGAATAAAAGAACTCACTTTGAATAAAGATTTCAAAGAATCTTACCTGAATAAGGAGATTATTCCTACGAGCAGGATACAGAACCTGCATGCCCTGAAAGAAAATGTTATCGCTTCTTTTTCCAATCGTATGACGGATATCGTATTGCTTATGGGTTTGGGGGGAATGATAATCGCTATATATAAAACCGGTTTTGTTGATCTGGAGTTTTTTGGGCGTTACCTGACACTCGTTTTGTTTACGCTGGCCCCTTTATCCACTGCAAGTGGTTTTTTAAGCAATTTGAAACGTATCGAAACCGCACTGGAGCAAATAGAATCGATTGGCCTCACTATGGAAAATACCGATGGCTCTATAAATGAAATTACATTAGATGACACAAAAACCGGGCTACCCCAAATTGAGTTAGAAGCAGTAGTACATCAGTATCTCAATGATGATGGAGGGAAAGTATTTGAGCTTGGGCCGATTGACTTAAAAATTAATCAAGGTGAAGTAATCTTTCTTGTAGGGGGAAACGGTTCCGGTAAAACCACTCTTGCAAAAATTATTACAGGCTTATATAAACCGGTGGGTGGCAATCTTAAGTATTATGGTCAGCCTGTTAACGACCGAAACCTGAAACACTACCGTTCACATTTTGCTACCGTTTTTTCAGATTCCTATGTATTTGATCACCTTCATCATATCTCTGTAGGAAAAGTTGACAGAGAAGGTGACTATTTGATTGAATTGCTGGAACTAACTGATAAAGTTTCTATCGTTGAAAACAGATTCACCACAAAAAAGCTTTCGGACGGCCAACGTAAAAGGCTCTCATTAATTCAGGCCATACTCGAGGATAAAGATATATATCTACTGGATGAATGGGCTGCTCATCAGGACCCTCACTTCAAGACTATCTTCTATAACAAGATTATTCCCTTCCTTATCGAAAAAGGGAAAACCGTTATCGTAATTACTCATGATGACCGGTATTTTGATACCGCGGATCGTGTGGTGAAAATGCAAGATGGGAAAATTGCAGCAAAAGACTCACTCGTTACTAAATAG
- a CDS encoding phosphocholine cytidylyltransferase family protein, protein MEIKTAIILAAGKGTRLRSVTGDEIPKPLTPLKEQPLIEYSIQALRGAGIQRILIGCGHLLPEFNYLEKKYSEVAIVENPFYDTRASIYTLLMFESLMDKPFYLLEADILYDPTIFERFTPTDDNQNLILTSAPLNLDDNVYFSSKAGRLTKLTKNAEKIVDPEGAMTGIWAFSAGFMKRFTTFCEQINIDYSEDYEVLLAQYSSEQEPINIAHFRELNWCEIDNEDHLEFALTDVLPKIIQ, encoded by the coding sequence ATGGAGATAAAAACAGCAATTATACTGGCTGCAGGTAAAGGCACAAGGCTGAGAAGCGTAACCGGGGACGAAATCCCGAAGCCTTTAACCCCGTTAAAAGAACAACCCCTCATTGAGTACTCCATACAAGCATTGAGAGGCGCGGGGATTCAAAGAATTCTGATCGGTTGTGGTCATTTGCTGCCAGAATTCAACTACCTGGAGAAAAAGTATAGTGAAGTAGCGATCGTTGAGAATCCATTTTATGATACCCGGGCAAGCATTTATACGTTGCTGATGTTTGAGTCGCTGATGGATAAGCCATTCTATTTATTGGAAGCCGATATTTTGTATGACCCCACCATTTTTGAACGGTTCACCCCGACAGATGACAATCAAAACCTAATCCTCACCTCTGCTCCCCTGAACCTGGACGACAATGTATATTTCAGTTCCAAAGCGGGCCGGCTGACCAAGCTCACAAAAAATGCTGAGAAAATAGTGGATCCGGAAGGAGCAATGACAGGAATATGGGCATTTTCGGCTGGGTTTATGAAACGATTTACCACATTCTGTGAACAGATTAACATCGATTACAGTGAGGATTACGAAGTGTTATTGGCACAGTACTCATCAGAACAGGAGCCTATTAATATTGCCCATTTCCGGGAACTGAACTGGTGTGAAATAGATAATGAAGATCACCTTGAGTTTGCTCTGACTGATGTGTTGCCCAAAATCATACAATGA
- a CDS encoding Stealth CR1 domain-containing protein, with protein MNFDVVYTWVNGSDQEYAKTRDAYASKKKDTNPERYRDTFQMIRFSLRSLEKYFNRFNKIYILTARPQVPEWLDVSNERIELVHHDQVIPDKYLPTFNSNVIESFLHNIPGLSKNFLYMNDDFLFGAPVSLQSFYKDHKYRVYNTFFGENLKWRIHDGYRDIVGLGIIEHQPILINKKYWEEAFSVFPDKTENTRQHKFRNDRDLFPLKLYRYHMLKHHRDESDPVWITELIKIFRFHKLTNNFSKQQSFFDKMRRNSPEFYCLNDDLRGNPNPKVVELVKDFLEQKYPAPSSFELTD; from the coding sequence ATGAATTTTGATGTAGTTTACACGTGGGTCAACGGATCAGATCAAGAGTATGCAAAGACCCGTGATGCCTATGCATCCAAAAAAAAAGATACCAATCCTGAGCGCTATCGTGACACCTTTCAAATGATCCGTTTTAGCCTGCGTTCACTCGAAAAGTACTTTAACAGATTTAACAAGATATACATTTTAACGGCAAGACCACAGGTACCCGAATGGCTTGATGTAAGTAATGAACGAATAGAGCTGGTACATCACGACCAGGTAATTCCGGATAAATATCTCCCTACGTTTAACTCAAATGTTATTGAAAGTTTTCTTCATAATATTCCCGGATTAAGCAAGAATTTTCTCTACATGAACGACGATTTTTTGTTTGGAGCCCCCGTTAGCCTGCAATCATTTTATAAGGATCATAAGTATCGAGTGTACAACACCTTTTTTGGAGAGAATCTGAAATGGAGAATCCATGACGGATACAGAGATATTGTCGGATTGGGCATCATTGAACATCAGCCTATTCTGATAAATAAGAAATACTGGGAAGAAGCCTTCTCGGTATTTCCCGACAAAACCGAGAACACGCGTCAGCATAAATTTCGGAATGACCGCGATTTATTTCCTTTGAAGTTATATCGGTACCACATGCTGAAACATCACCGAGATGAATCGGACCCTGTATGGATTACCGAACTAATTAAAATCTTCAGATTTCATAAATTGACCAACAATTTCAGCAAACAACAATCTTTCTTTGATAAAATGAGAAGAAACAGCCCGGAATTTTATTGCTTGAATGATGACCTCCGCGGGAACCCGAATCCAAAGGTTGTGGAGCTGGTGAAAGATTTTTTGGAACAGAAGTATCCGGCACCTTCTTCGTTTGAATTAACTGATTAG
- a CDS encoding capsule assembly Wzi family protein: MSLTLLSGVSAQTIILDQQDLLDNYENSCYDDHISFFPSIACTDDIKGYFNVLPFYTNTVYNSEYARGLNDGPAWQGKGVNFTTAFGFSGRWGNLTYVFNPIIQYNQNLPFNTGVQYTSRNNPYQYPFDDIDYVIRYGESSDVKLYPGQSEVALSLNKIKFSLSTQNMRWGPAIYNPILMSTNAGGFPHFRIGTSEVLETSIGDIDGQIIWGLIDESEYYNDDPEDDQRYLTGITLGYSPHFFKEFSVTVHRVLYTQTRYLTGFFDNGLAVFSGVISPDKGKTINGRYFANDVYDQMMTLSLKYLNTDDRFSLYWEWGWGDFAAGISNFLEHPDDYGAFTIGFWKEFTLSNDNRFRLLFEHSALAAWDLRYTAGYGAPSFYTHGVNKQGYTKNGQIIGASIGPGGNSDEIRLTYFWEETSLSLEYQRTRFNDDYFLTQVAGDQKRPFDLEHHVGFQYTSKQFNKLTFNAAFFTGIRNNYLYQDPILKVNIHSKVAFRYHF, from the coding sequence TTGTCCCTTACATTACTTTCCGGTGTTTCAGCTCAGACAATTATTCTTGACCAACAAGACCTGCTCGATAATTACGAAAACTCCTGCTACGATGACCACATAAGCTTTTTCCCTTCGATTGCTTGTACTGATGATATCAAAGGCTATTTCAATGTTTTGCCATTTTACACAAACACCGTTTATAATTCTGAATATGCCAGAGGCTTGAACGATGGTCCTGCCTGGCAAGGTAAAGGAGTGAATTTTACTACAGCTTTTGGTTTTTCCGGAAGGTGGGGAAATCTCACTTACGTTTTTAACCCTATCATTCAATACAACCAGAACCTCCCATTTAATACCGGTGTGCAATACACTAGTCGTAATAATCCATACCAGTATCCTTTTGATGACATTGATTATGTAATTAGATACGGAGAAAGTTCAGATGTAAAACTCTATCCTGGTCAAAGCGAAGTTGCACTGTCTCTTAATAAAATAAAGTTTTCACTGTCCACCCAAAATATGCGCTGGGGTCCTGCTATTTATAACCCCATTCTTATGAGCACTAACGCAGGTGGCTTTCCTCACTTCAGGATTGGAACCAGTGAAGTTTTGGAAACCTCTATAGGTGACATTGATGGCCAAATTATTTGGGGGTTAATTGATGAGTCTGAATACTATAATGACGACCCTGAAGATGACCAACGATATTTAACGGGGATTACTTTAGGATACAGCCCTCATTTCTTTAAAGAATTTTCTGTAACCGTTCACCGTGTATTATATACTCAAACCCGATATCTCACTGGTTTCTTTGATAATGGGTTAGCCGTTTTTTCTGGTGTGATATCTCCCGATAAAGGCAAGACCATAAATGGCCGGTATTTCGCCAATGATGTCTATGATCAAATGATGACCCTTTCTTTGAAGTATTTAAACACTGATGACCGTTTCAGTTTATACTGGGAATGGGGATGGGGTGATTTCGCTGCCGGAATTTCAAACTTCCTCGAGCATCCAGATGATTACGGTGCATTCACTATAGGATTTTGGAAAGAATTTACCCTATCCAATGATAACAGATTTCGCTTACTCTTTGAGCACTCGGCTCTTGCTGCTTGGGATCTCCGATATACTGCCGGATATGGTGCGCCTTCTTTCTACACTCATGGAGTAAATAAGCAAGGGTACACCAAGAACGGTCAAATTATTGGGGCGTCGATAGGGCCCGGTGGGAATTCAGATGAAATAAGACTTACTTACTTCTGGGAAGAAACCTCTTTATCCCTGGAATATCAGCGCACCCGATTTAACGATGATTACTTTTTAACTCAGGTGGCTGGAGATCAGAAAAGACCCTTTGATCTGGAACATCACGTAGGCTTTCAATACACCAGCAAACAATTCAACAAGCTTACATTTAATGCTGCCTTTTTTACCGGGATTAGAAATAACTACCTGTATCAAGACCCTATTTTAAAAGTAAATATACACTCGAAGGTCGCATTTAGATATCATTTCTAA
- a CDS encoding LicD family protein, producing MNNGDLRQQILWELFESSNRFLQDIKVDYWVDFGTLLGFYRENDIIAHDIDIDYGCHEKHYPYILNNLDKLPAELTMHDTSNRHNGPKLYMSYKGFDADIYFYREEEGQLFSTEETDWENYNSPSPKDLVFPTKDFEIRGLQTRIPDKTEAYLKTIYGCLDKDAVRNPETGYWEKP from the coding sequence ATGAATAACGGAGACTTAAGGCAACAAATACTTTGGGAACTGTTCGAGTCTTCCAACCGGTTTTTGCAGGATATAAAGGTAGATTATTGGGTTGATTTCGGCACTTTGCTGGGCTTTTACAGGGAGAATGATATCATTGCCCACGATATCGATATCGATTATGGTTGCCATGAAAAACACTATCCCTATATTTTGAATAATCTGGATAAGCTGCCTGCGGAACTTACTATGCATGATACCTCTAACCGGCATAACGGCCCCAAACTGTATATGAGTTATAAAGGCTTTGATGCTGATATCTATTTTTACAGAGAGGAAGAAGGTCAATTATTTAGTACGGAAGAAACGGACTGGGAAAACTATAATTCTCCAAGCCCGAAGGACTTGGTTTTTCCAACCAAAGACTTCGAGATTCGGGGGCTGCAAACACGCATACCTGACAAGACAGAAGCGTATCTGAAAACCATTTATGGATGTTTGGATAAGGATGCTGTTAGAAATCCTGAAACAGGCTACTGGGAAAAGCCTTAG
- a CDS encoding 2-aminoethylphosphonate aminotransferase produces the protein MQDLERKILLNPGPGTTSQNTKEALVVNDICPREGEFGAIMNEIVDGLLAIGNGQDDYEACLFAASGTGAVEAILTSALDASKKVLIVTNGAYGIRMRQICESYQLPHETIHEFGDYPDVKAIRQRLQEGDFTHLAVIHHETSTGMMNPLEEFCELCDELDITLIVDAMSSYGAYPMDLKKLNIDYLAASSNKCIHGVAGLSFVIFNKEQKQSLKKSSGSFYFDLYKQWKYLKENNQLRFTPPVQVCYAFKQAIEETLKETPGKRWERYQRNWQILYDGLKQIGFEFYLPDEQQSKILIAVKRTGILPEGFDHFHDALYERNITVYPGVIPETDTFRMAVIGDLYEEDLKYVIAEIRSYLKK, from the coding sequence ATGCAGGATCTTGAACGAAAAATTTTACTAAACCCCGGCCCCGGAACCACCTCCCAAAATACAAAGGAAGCTCTGGTGGTGAATGACATCTGTCCCCGTGAGGGAGAATTCGGGGCGATCATGAATGAAATTGTGGATGGCCTGTTGGCAATCGGTAATGGGCAGGATGATTACGAAGCCTGTCTATTTGCAGCCAGCGGAACAGGGGCTGTTGAAGCCATATTGACTTCCGCCCTTGATGCTTCAAAAAAAGTGCTCATTGTTACCAATGGTGCGTATGGCATCCGAATGAGGCAGATTTGTGAATCTTATCAGCTGCCTCATGAAACCATTCATGAGTTTGGCGATTATCCTGACGTAAAAGCTATCCGACAACGATTACAAGAAGGCGACTTTACGCACCTGGCTGTTATCCATCACGAAACTTCTACCGGCATGATGAATCCACTGGAAGAATTCTGTGAACTTTGCGACGAACTGGATATCACCCTGATCGTGGATGCCATGAGTTCATACGGGGCCTATCCAATGGACCTGAAAAAGCTGAACATTGATTACCTCGCGGCTTCCTCCAATAAATGCATTCATGGGGTAGCAGGACTTTCGTTCGTGATTTTCAACAAAGAACAGAAACAATCTCTCAAGAAAAGCTCCGGAAGCTTCTATTTTGACTTATACAAACAGTGGAAGTATCTGAAGGAGAACAATCAACTGCGCTTTACACCTCCGGTTCAGGTCTGTTATGCCTTTAAACAAGCCATTGAAGAAACGCTGAAAGAAACACCGGGAAAGCGATGGGAGCGCTATCAACGGAATTGGCAGATTTTATACGATGGGTTAAAGCAGATCGGATTCGAATTTTACCTTCCTGATGAGCAGCAATCAAAAATTCTGATCGCTGTAAAACGTACCGGGATTCTGCCGGAGGGTTTTGATCATTTTCATGATGCATTGTACGAAAGAAACATCACCGTTTATCCGGGCGTTATACCGGAAACGGACACCTTTCGCATGGCGGTAATTGGAGATTTATACGAAGAGGATCTGAAGTATGTAATTGCTGAGATTCGATCATACCTCAAAAAATGA
- a CDS encoding CDP-alcohol phosphatidyltransferase family protein, producing the protein MSSKGFFSEYDKSIKNRIVEEGYDLYFSRPCGYVLAKFFHKLKFTPTNISVLGMLIGVTGGILLYWQDVLLYTSIGFVLVTFAGLMDSADGQAARIYDQRSEMGKYLDFFNDMLVFISCYLFGLLYFTDTYTLAGILALGLVSGYVHSIKSNLYEYYKGEFLHFSLTDSKHRNPPVDHIKENFDRTSSLLRKVTYPVLIDYVKRQNKIKFRSDETTRIFEEAREQDPQKFKEIYERNSRKMLAGWAWVCGSNVMRNGILVSSLFGRIDIYVIANIASYGLYLLVGKKQNQVDRRILKEIEDWDLTSLERTSAAEVQ; encoded by the coding sequence ATGTCTTCGAAGGGTTTTTTCAGCGAGTACGACAAGTCGATTAAGAATAGAATTGTTGAGGAAGGTTATGATCTTTATTTTAGTCGCCCCTGTGGGTATGTGCTTGCCAAATTTTTTCATAAGCTAAAATTTACTCCCACCAATATTTCTGTTTTGGGGATGCTGATCGGAGTAACCGGTGGGATTTTACTGTATTGGCAGGATGTTCTGTTGTACACTTCCATCGGGTTTGTGCTGGTTACATTTGCAGGATTAATGGACAGTGCAGACGGACAAGCGGCCCGCATTTATGATCAGCGATCGGAAATGGGGAAGTACCTCGATTTCTTTAATGATATGCTGGTTTTTATCAGTTGCTACCTGTTCGGGTTGCTCTATTTTACGGATACATACACCCTTGCCGGTATATTAGCTTTAGGGCTTGTTTCTGGCTATGTACACAGTATCAAATCGAACTTGTATGAATATTATAAAGGGGAGTTCCTTCACTTTAGCCTGACAGATTCCAAACACCGGAATCCGCCCGTTGATCACATTAAAGAGAATTTTGACAGAACATCTTCTCTGCTTAGAAAGGTTACCTATCCCGTCTTGATTGATTATGTGAAGCGACAAAACAAGATCAAATTCAGAAGCGATGAAACAACCCGAATCTTTGAAGAAGCGAGGGAGCAGGATCCTCAAAAATTCAAAGAAATCTACGAGCGCAATAGTCGAAAAATGCTGGCAGGATGGGCCTGGGTGTGTGGTTCTAATGTAATGCGGAATGGTATCCTGGTATCCAGTCTGTTTGGGCGCATCGACATCTATGTAATCGCGAATATCGCCTCATACGGGCTATATCTTTTAGTTGGGAAGAAGCAAAATCAGGTAGATCGGCGAATTCTGAAAGAGATTGAAGACTGGGATCTTACTTCTTTAGAACGTACGTCTGCAGCAGAAGTGCAGTAA
- a CDS encoding glycosyltransferase family 4 protein, whose protein sequence is MNIIQVCPYDLSIPGGVQTHVTQLSNELVRKNNKVVILAPRPANPNSEREADCEVKHITSSTRIPWWGTSIDVSVLKPNEKSQLRQFFDEFEPDVIHFHTIWNPVMQTQLLWMLPDSIKKVGTFHDTPPDRGLGKHIGANLMKVGAKYYLPKMDEIISVSETQTKAMGADPENLPQNFRILPNGIDAEAGQNMEKKSTPDDEFRIIFIGRFENRKGVFELLEIYRRLQSESLNQKISLTLVGSGPQLSEMKNFVNEHGLKRVSFHNGVNDNEKNRLLSESDLMIAPALYGESFGIVLLEAMALGVRVIGYGNEGYLNIGRKYGEENFPTPGDTEALFELAKQHLKMSAEEQSILIKKGLEIASKHDWKLIAQQIEHIYSQ, encoded by the coding sequence ATGAATATCATTCAGGTGTGCCCTTACGATTTATCGATTCCCGGAGGGGTTCAGACCCATGTTACGCAATTAAGTAACGAATTAGTGAGGAAAAATAACAAGGTGGTGATTCTTGCGCCACGGCCAGCCAATCCCAACTCAGAAAGAGAGGCAGACTGCGAGGTAAAGCATATAACAAGCAGTACGCGTATTCCCTGGTGGGGAACCTCCATTGATGTATCGGTGCTGAAACCGAATGAAAAAAGCCAGCTCCGCCAATTTTTTGATGAATTTGAGCCGGATGTCATCCACTTTCACACCATCTGGAACCCGGTGATGCAAACCCAGCTGCTTTGGATGTTACCGGATTCGATAAAGAAAGTCGGCACCTTTCATGATACCCCACCTGATCGTGGGCTGGGGAAACATATCGGTGCAAACCTGATGAAAGTAGGGGCCAAATACTACCTCCCCAAAATGGATGAAATCATTTCTGTATCCGAAACTCAGACAAAAGCCATGGGTGCTGACCCAGAGAACCTTCCCCAAAACTTTAGAATTCTGCCCAACGGGATTGATGCTGAAGCCGGCCAAAATATGGAAAAGAAATCAACCCCTGACGATGAGTTCAGGATCATTTTTATAGGTCGTTTTGAAAACAGAAAGGGTGTCTTTGAGTTGCTGGAAATCTACCGGAGATTACAAAGTGAATCGCTAAATCAAAAAATTTCACTCACTTTAGTAGGGAGTGGTCCTCAGCTATCGGAGATGAAGAATTTTGTAAATGAGCATGGGCTGAAAAGAGTATCTTTTCATAATGGCGTGAATGATAATGAGAAGAACAGGCTGTTATCGGAATCAGACCTCATGATTGCTCCTGCATTGTATGGGGAAAGCTTCGGAATTGTACTGCTGGAAGCGATGGCACTTGGTGTACGGGTGATCGGGTATGGAAATGAAGGGTACCTTAACATTGGAAGGAAGTACGGAGAAGAAAACTTTCCTACACCCGGAGACACTGAGGCCCTTTTCGAGTTGGCAAAACAGCACCTGAAGATGTCTGCCGAAGAGCAAAGCATTCTCATAAAAAAAGGATTGGAAATAGCTTCTAAACACGACTGGAAACTGATTGCCCAACAAATTGAACACATTTATTCACAGTGA
- a CDS encoding DUF1647 domain-containing protein, producing MGTNPNYIISAADERYFRSFLQLYHSYIQTEEFNNSGFIFYDIGLNSEQRVYLKELQSKSSHNFISHKFGFENYPEFVKLKYKTYSWKPIIIQEVINQKEANILWLDSANIILKNLKSIWNVISETGSYVPFSGSGTLDEWTVQETLDYMNVPQHWYGKRNRAGNTCGFSHSNKVIKEVIEKWRELALIKECIKPEGANRSNHRDDQSLLSILLMEAAEKDNLTLTDDEVDISSWNPTSFISVRNFVSPSIPESLNVLTIPYFKVVRQIDMLINRLF from the coding sequence TTGGGGACGAATCCTAACTATATTATTTCTGCTGCAGATGAAAGATACTTCCGGAGTTTCCTTCAACTCTACCATTCTTACATTCAAACAGAAGAGTTTAATAACAGTGGATTTATATTTTATGACATCGGCTTGAATAGCGAACAGAGAGTCTATCTGAAAGAACTACAATCAAAAAGCAGTCATAATTTCATCTCTCATAAGTTTGGTTTTGAGAACTATCCTGAGTTCGTGAAACTGAAATACAAAACTTATTCCTGGAAGCCAATCATTATACAAGAGGTTATTAATCAAAAAGAAGCAAATATCCTGTGGCTCGATAGTGCCAATATTATCCTCAAGAACCTGAAGTCGATATGGAATGTGATATCTGAAACCGGCAGTTATGTCCCGTTCAGCGGTTCGGGTACGCTTGATGAGTGGACGGTTCAGGAGACCTTAGATTACATGAACGTTCCTCAGCATTGGTACGGGAAACGTAATCGTGCCGGTAATACCTGTGGGTTTTCGCATTCCAATAAAGTGATTAAAGAGGTTATTGAAAAGTGGAGAGAGTTGGCATTAATTAAAGAGTGCATTAAGCCGGAAGGCGCTAATCGAAGCAATCATCGTGATGATCAATCCCTGCTTTCCATTTTACTAATGGAAGCCGCTGAAAAGGATAACCTCACCCTCACAGATGACGAAGTTGACATCAGTTCATGGAATCCGACTTCATTTATTAGCGTCAGAAATTTCGTTTCACCAAGTATTCCCGAAAGCCTGAACGTACTAACCATTCCTTACTTCAAGGTAGTCCGCCAAATTGATATGCTCATTAACCGCCTTTTCTGA
- a CDS encoding phosphatidylserine/phosphatidylglycerophosphate/cardiolipin synthase family protein gives MCINYAASEIRVFMDSDHFFEQLTADVQNARHSVSIQCMSFEADQVGTKLIELLGSKPTLERTLLIDDYSRFVVNDTFLNAPQGWLNKNNARKERQALDGLLEQARQSGIRVKFTNPMGFLMYRYPARNHKKMVLVDEEISYLGGMNFTEHNFEWSDAMVRHTNPDIAAALKASFQADLNETTPPPITEINPKTVLYLLNGWKTKEAYTNLLERVTSSRKVVALSPYISYPMLDAIASVPDNQVILPKANNKPLMHYIHNLKRYSEINFKYVSGKMVHAKMLILDDEVAVYGSSNFDVISYFFEKEVVMVNKNPELIKQLTSFTSQLINK, from the coding sequence ATGTGTATAAATTACGCTGCCAGTGAAATCCGTGTTTTTATGGATAGCGATCATTTTTTTGAGCAGCTAACCGCTGATGTTCAAAATGCCAGGCATTCAGTTTCCATCCAATGCATGAGTTTTGAGGCCGATCAGGTTGGTACCAAACTTATTGAATTGCTCGGCAGCAAGCCAACCCTCGAACGAACTTTGTTAATTGACGATTATTCGCGGTTTGTTGTGAATGATACATTTCTGAATGCCCCTCAGGGGTGGTTGAATAAAAACAACGCCCGCAAAGAGCGGCAGGCTTTAGACGGATTATTGGAGCAGGCAAGACAGTCCGGAATTCGGGTAAAATTCACCAATCCCATGGGTTTTTTGATGTACCGATACCCGGCTCGTAATCATAAAAAAATGGTACTGGTCGATGAGGAGATATCCTACCTGGGTGGGATGAATTTTACGGAACATAATTTTGAGTGGAGTGATGCCATGGTTCGCCATACCAACCCTGATATCGCAGCTGCGCTCAAGGCATCATTTCAGGCAGACCTGAATGAGACAACGCCCCCACCAATTACCGAAATTAACCCGAAGACAGTGCTCTACCTGTTAAACGGGTGGAAGACAAAGGAAGCTTATACAAATTTATTGGAGCGCGTTACTTCCAGTCGTAAGGTGGTTGCGCTCTCACCCTATATCTCTTACCCCATGCTGGATGCGATTGCCTCTGTTCCTGATAATCAGGTGATCCTTCCGAAGGCGAATAACAAACCACTAATGCATTATATACATAACCTTAAGCGGTATTCTGAAATTAATTTTAAATACGTATCAGGGAAAATGGTTCATGCAAAAATGCTTATTTTAGATGACGAAGTAGCTGTGTACGGGTCTTCAAATTTTGATGTCATCAGTTACTTTTTTGAAAAGGAAGTGGTAATGGTGAATAAAAATCCTGAACTGATAAAACAGCTAACTTCATTTACCTCACAGTTAATAAATAAATAA